One Methanocaldococcus infernus ME DNA segment encodes these proteins:
- the rsmA gene encoding 16S rRNA (adenine(1518)-N(6)/adenine(1519)-N(6))-dimethyltransferase RsmA, translated as MHKYKKSLGQHFLVDKNFVYKAIEGANLKEDDKVLEIGLGKGILTEELCKRAKKVYVIEIDKNLESFANSLINKYKNLNIIWDDALKVNLKEIDYNKVVANLPYQISSPITFKLLDRGFDLSVLMYQLEFAKRMIAKEGTKDYGRLSVSLQAQANAEILCKVPPSAFYPRPKVWSALVKIEPHNKYKILNKEFFNNLVRGAFQHRNKFLKKALILSSSELGLSREELKKILEDIEDKTLEKKVFKVSVEEFVNLSNKLYEYIKERNRKG; from the coding sequence ATGCATAAGTATAAAAAAAGCTTGGGACAGCATTTTTTAGTGGATAAGAATTTTGTTTATAAGGCTATAGAAGGAGCTAATTTAAAAGAAGATGATAAAGTCTTAGAGATTGGTTTAGGGAAAGGGATTTTAACAGAAGAGCTTTGTAAGAGAGCTAAGAAAGTTTATGTGATAGAAATTGACAAGAACTTAGAAAGCTTTGCAAACTCCTTAATAAATAAATATAAGAATTTAAATATAATCTGGGATGATGCTCTAAAGGTAAATTTAAAAGAAATAGATTATAATAAAGTTGTTGCCAACCTTCCCTATCAAATCTCTTCTCCAATAACCTTTAAGCTCTTAGATAGAGGCTTTGATCTCTCTGTGTTAATGTACCAATTAGAGTTTGCTAAGAGAATGATAGCCAAGGAAGGGACTAAAGATTATGGAAGATTGTCAGTTTCCCTACAGGCTCAGGCTAATGCTGAAATCTTATGTAAAGTTCCTCCTTCAGCTTTTTACCCAAGGCCAAAGGTTTGGTCAGCATTGGTTAAGATAGAGCCACACAATAAATATAAAATTTTAAATAAAGAGTTTTTCAACAACTTAGTAAGAGGAGCCTTCCAACATAGGAATAAGTTCTTAAAGAAGGCTTTAATTTTAAGTAGCTCTGAACTTGGGTTAAGTAGAGAAGAGTTAAAAAAGATATTGGAGGATATAGAAGATAAAACCTTAGAAAAAAAGGTTTTTAAGGTTTCTGTTGAGGAATTTGTTAATCTGTCAAATAAATTATATGAATATATAAAAGAAAGAAATAGAAAGGGTTAA
- a CDS encoding pyridoxal phosphate-dependent aminotransferase, which yields MRMPIIDIGAKELSYEIREIVEIAKFIEKKFNRKIIWENIGDPVAKGEEIPDWIKEIVADLVRDSKSYAYCPTKGLDETREFLANLNNKRGGVQITKEDIIFFNGLGDAIAKIYGLLRREVRVINPSPSYSTHSSAEGSHAGCPPLTYFLDPYNKWYPDVEDLEKRVKYNPNICGILIINPDNPTGAVYPKKILDEIVDIANEYNLFIICDEIYCNLVYNGCKPCFLSEVIDDVPGISLKGISKELPWPGARCGWIEVYNADKDEEFRRYINSIYKAKLIEVCSTTLPQMAIPRIMGDRRYKSYLKERNKFFEKRSNEAYKKFKDIDNIVVNKTCGSFYTTVVFEKDRGEIKIEDKEVENFINKFLKDTTLDKKFTYQLLATTGICVVPLTSFCTELNGFRMTLLERDDNIFKYTLEKLAEKIDEFLNSR from the coding sequence ATGAGAATGCCCATTATAGACATAGGAGCTAAAGAATTAAGCTATGAGATTAGGGAGATTGTTGAAATTGCCAAATTTATAGAAAAAAAATTTAATAGAAAAATTATTTGGGAGAATATTGGAGACCCTGTAGCTAAGGGTGAAGAAATTCCAGATTGGATAAAGGAGATAGTTGCTGATCTTGTGAGAGATAGTAAGAGCTATGCCTATTGCCCAACAAAGGGGTTAGATGAAACAAGGGAATTCTTAGCCAACCTTAACAATAAAAGAGGAGGTGTTCAAATAACAAAGGAAGACATTATTTTTTTTAATGGATTAGGAGATGCTATAGCTAAGATATATGGTCTTTTAAGAAGGGAGGTTAGGGTTATAAATCCCTCTCCTTCCTACTCAACCCACTCATCAGCTGAGGGCTCACATGCTGGATGTCCTCCTCTAACCTACTTTTTAGATCCTTATAATAAGTGGTATCCTGATGTTGAAGATTTGGAAAAGAGAGTTAAATACAATCCTAACATCTGTGGCATCTTAATAATAAACCCTGACAATCCAACAGGAGCTGTGTATCCAAAAAAGATATTGGATGAGATTGTAGATATTGCCAATGAGTATAATTTATTTATTATCTGTGATGAAATCTATTGTAACTTAGTCTATAATGGCTGTAAGCCCTGTTTTCTATCAGAGGTTATAGATGATGTCCCTGGAATCTCTTTAAAAGGAATCTCTAAAGAACTTCCATGGCCTGGAGCAAGATGTGGCTGGATAGAGGTTTATAATGCAGATAAGGATGAAGAGTTTAGGAGATATATAAATAGTATATATAAGGCTAAGCTAATAGAGGTTTGCTCTACAACTCTTCCACAGATGGCTATCCCAAGAATTATGGGAGATAGAAGATATAAGAGTTATTTAAAAGAGAGAAATAAGTTTTTTGAGAAGAGGAGCAATGAAGCTTATAAAAAATTCAAAGATATTGATAATATTGTTGTAAATAAAACCTGTGGCTCTTTTTATACAACAGTGGTTTTTGAAAAGGATAGAGGGGAGATAAAAATAGAGGATAAAGAGGTTGAAAACTTTATTAACAAGTTTTTAAAAGATACTACATTAGACAAAAAATTTACATATCAGCTCTTAGCCACAACTGGAATATGTGTAGTTCCTCTAACCTCATTTTGCACAGAGCTTAATGGGTTCAGGATGACATTATTGGAGAGAGATGATAATATATTCAAATATACTCTTGAGAAATTAGCTGAGAAAATTGATGAATTCCTTAATTCAAGATAA
- a CDS encoding flippase-like domain-containing protein: MKNLVLNKKTIFSFLISLAIIFYIFSSVDIQHLILTLNRTNFFYFFFAFLCFYMSILIKSYRWKLLLSNLKISLSLKETFIIFYISMFVNSITPAKLGDVYRAYLLKKKKDSSMSSVLGTIFIERFFDLVTMLSLISISGYLAFKSYIPEAIKNAIQYGFIIITLLPILAFLIILINKKTAKKNLLYTILLNFEKGLRTINLNILPIIILLSILAWLIEGLTFYFIFLSLNINLSLAFSIFTDLSSSLLTAIPFTPSGLGIVEYSLLYILSLKSIPKVLALAIIILYRLISYLSIILFGSLLNTLFLRKLR; encoded by the coding sequence ATGAAAAACTTAGTGTTAAATAAGAAGACAATTTTTTCATTTTTAATATCCTTAGCTATAATATTCTATATATTTTCAAGTGTTGATATACAACATTTAATTCTTACTCTAAATAGAACTAATTTCTTTTATTTTTTCTTTGCATTCTTATGTTTTTATATGTCAATACTAATAAAAAGTTATAGGTGGAAACTCTTATTAAGTAATTTAAAAATAAGCTTAAGCTTAAAAGAAACATTTATTATATTTTATATTTCAATGTTTGTTAATTCAATTACTCCTGCAAAGTTAGGAGATGTTTATAGAGCTTACCTACTAAAAAAGAAAAAAGATTCTTCAATGTCTTCAGTTTTAGGAACAATATTCATTGAAAGATTTTTTGATTTAGTTACTATGTTGTCATTAATATCAATCTCTGGATATTTAGCTTTTAAAAGTTATATTCCAGAAGCCATTAAAAATGCTATTCAGTATGGATTTATAATAATTACTCTACTCCCTATTTTAGCATTTTTAATTATTCTAATAAATAAAAAAACTGCTAAGAAAAATTTGTTATATACTATCTTACTAAACTTTGAAAAAGGTCTTAGAACTATAAACTTGAATATTTTACCAATAATTATATTGCTATCTATCTTAGCTTGGTTAATAGAGGGATTAACATTTTATTTTATCTTTTTGTCATTAAATATTAACCTAAGTTTAGCATTTTCAATATTTACTGACTTATCATCTTCATTATTAACAGCAATTCCTTTTACACCATCAGGGTTAGGAATTGTTGAGTACTCCTTACTATATATTTTAAGTTTAAAATCTATTCCAAAAGTTTTAGCCTTAGCTATAATTATTTTATATAGGTTAATATCATACCTAAGCATAATCTTATTTGGTTCTTTATTAAACACTCTATTCCTTAGGAAGCTAAGGTGA
- a CDS encoding glycosyltransferase family 2 protein, with translation MKKVSIVIPAYNEEKTIEKILKKVLDVKLPLEKEVIIVNDGSNDKTEEIIRNFIKKHPNENIIFINKEKNEGKGKALKIGIKHSTGDIIIIQDADLEYDPNDYPKLIKPILEGKAKVVYGSRLRKRENKFSHLSFLLGGLGITLATNLLYFTFLTDVPTCYKVFHKELKDILVNAEGDKFDWEPEITAKILRKGYKIYEVPISYYPRTKKEGKKIKWKDGVEAILTLLKWRFKNF, from the coding sequence ATGAAAAAAGTTTCAATAGTTATTCCAGCATACAATGAAGAAAAAACTATTGAAAAAATATTAAAAAAAGTTTTAGATGTGAAATTACCTTTAGAAAAAGAGGTAATTATAGTGAATGATGGGTCTAATGATAAAACAGAAGAGATAATTAGAAACTTTATAAAAAAACATCCAAATGAAAATATAATATTTATTAATAAGGAAAAAAATGAAGGAAAGGGTAAAGCCTTAAAAATTGGGATTAAGCATTCAACAGGAGACATTATTATTATACAAGATGCTGATTTAGAGTATGATCCAAATGATTATCCAAAGCTCATTAAACCAATATTGGAAGGAAAAGCTAAGGTTGTTTATGGATCAAGATTAAGAAAAAGAGAGAATAAATTTTCACATTTATCTTTTTTACTTGGTGGTTTAGGAATAACTTTAGCTACAAATTTACTTTATTTTACATTCTTAACTGATGTGCCTACTTGTTATAAAGTGTTTCACAAAGAGCTAAAAGATATTTTGGTGAATGCTGAAGGAGATAAATTTGACTGGGAACCTGAAATTACAGCTAAAATTTTAAGGAAAGGATATAAGATCTATGAAGTGCCTATAAGCTATTATCCAAGGACTAAAAAAGAGGGTAAAAAAATAAAATGGAAAGATGGTGTTGAAGCCATATTAACCCTATTGAAGTGGAGATTTAAAAATTTTTAG
- the oadA gene encoding sodium-extruding oxaloacetate decarboxylase subunit alpha has translation MVKIVDTTFRDAQQSLIATRMRTEDMLPIAEKMDEVGFFAMEVWGGATFDACIRYLNEDPWERLRALKKKIQNTPLMMLLRGQNLVGYRHYPDDIVEKFVIKAYENGIDIFRIFDALNDIRNMETAIKTAKRIGAEVQGTICYTISPVHTIEGYIELAKKLEELGCDYIAIKDMAGLLTPYEGYELVKRLKEEVSLPIDIHSHCTSGLAPMTYLKAVEAGADIIDCAISPFAMGTSHPPTETMVVAFKGTKYDTGLDLKLLNEIRDYFIKIREKYKLLISPHSQIVDARVLVYQIPGGMLSNLISQLKEQGALDKFEEVLKEVPRVRKDLGYPPLVTPTSQIVGTQAVLNVLTEERYKIITNEVANYVKGLYGKPPAPINPELLKRVLDEGEKPITCRPADLLKPEWEKVKKEAEEKGIVKKEEDILTYALFPQIAVKFLRGELKAEPIPKEKKIEKLLEIPTEYIVEVDGERFEVKIEPKIGSELMRKKEIVTAEVEGAVTSPFRGMVTKINVKEGDKVKKGDVIVVLEAMKMEHPIESPVDGTVEKILIDVGDVVNVGDVIMIIK, from the coding sequence GTGGTTAAGATAGTAGATACTACTTTTAGGGATGCACAACAATCACTGATAGCCACAAGGATGAGAACTGAGGATATGTTACCAATAGCTGAAAAGATGGATGAAGTTGGCTTCTTTGCTATGGAAGTTTGGGGAGGAGCTACATTTGATGCCTGTATTAGATACTTAAATGAAGACCCTTGGGAAAGATTAAGGGCTTTAAAAAAGAAGATTCAGAACACTCCCTTAATGATGCTCTTGAGGGGGCAAAACTTAGTTGGCTATAGGCATTATCCAGATGATATAGTTGAGAAGTTTGTTATCAAAGCCTATGAGAATGGGATAGATATATTTAGAATATTTGATGCTCTAAATGATATAAGGAATATGGAAACAGCAATAAAGACAGCTAAGAGAATTGGAGCTGAAGTTCAGGGGACAATTTGCTACACTATAAGCCCAGTACATACTATAGAAGGGTATATAGAATTAGCTAAAAAGTTGGAAGAGCTTGGATGTGACTATATAGCAATAAAGGACATGGCTGGTTTATTAACTCCCTATGAAGGCTATGAGTTAGTTAAAAGATTAAAGGAAGAGGTTTCCTTACCAATAGATATACATAGCCATTGCACTTCAGGCTTAGCTCCAATGACATACTTAAAAGCTGTTGAGGCAGGAGCTGATATAATAGACTGTGCCATCTCACCATTTGCTATGGGAACTTCTCATCCACCAACTGAAACTATGGTTGTGGCATTTAAAGGAACTAAGTATGATACTGGCTTAGATTTAAAACTATTAAATGAGATTAGAGACTACTTTATAAAGATTAGAGAGAAGTACAAGCTTTTAATATCTCCACACTCTCAAATAGTTGATGCAAGAGTTTTAGTCTACCAAATCCCAGGGGGGATGCTATCTAATTTAATATCCCAACTTAAAGAACAGGGAGCCTTAGATAAATTTGAAGAGGTTCTTAAAGAGGTTCCAAGGGTTAGGAAAGATCTTGGCTATCCTCCATTAGTTACTCCAACCTCTCAAATTGTTGGAACCCAAGCTGTTCTAAATGTCTTAACTGAAGAGAGGTATAAGATAATTACTAATGAAGTGGCAAACTATGTTAAAGGGCTTTATGGAAAGCCACCAGCTCCTATAAATCCAGAGCTATTAAAGAGAGTTTTAGATGAGGGAGAGAAGCCAATAACCTGTAGGCCAGCTGATCTACTAAAGCCAGAGTGGGAGAAGGTTAAGAAGGAAGCTGAGGAGAAAGGAATAGTTAAGAAAGAGGAAGATATCTTAACCTATGCTCTATTCCCACAGATTGCTGTTAAATTCTTAAGAGGAGAGTTAAAAGCTGAGCCAATTCCTAAGGAGAAGAAGATTGAGAAGTTACTAGAAATTCCAACAGAGTATATAGTTGAAGTTGATGGAGAGAGATTTGAGGTTAAGATAGAGCCAAAGATTGGATCTGAATTAATGAGGAAGAAAGAGATAGTGACTGCTGAAGTTGAAGGAGCTGTAACCTCTCCATTCAGAGGAATGGTTACTAAGATTAATGTTAAAGAGGGAGACAAGGTTAAGAAGGGAGATGTAATAGTTGTCTTAGAGGCTATGAAAATGGAACACCCAATTGAGAGTCCAGTGGATGGGACTGTAGAGAAGATATTAATAGATGTTGGAGATGTGGTTAATGTTGGAGATGTAATTATGATCATTAAATAA
- a CDS encoding 50S ribosomal protein L15e, producing the protein MGIYKYIREAWKRPKESYVRQLLWERLQKWRREPAVVRIERPTRLDRARALGYKPKQGVIVVRVRVRRGGLRKQRPKNSKKPATLGVNKITMGKSIQRIAEERAARKYPNMEVLNSYWVGEDGKHKWYEVILVDPASPAVQADPQLNWLCTGKHRGRAFRGLTSAGKKGRGLRNKGIGAEKVRPSIRAHGRRGK; encoded by the coding sequence ATGGGAATATATAAGTATATAAGAGAAGCTTGGAAAAGACCTAAGGAGAGTTATGTTAGACAGCTGTTATGGGAAAGATTACAAAAGTGGAGAAGAGAACCAGCAGTTGTTAGAATAGAGAGACCAACAAGGTTAGATAGAGCAAGAGCTTTAGGTTACAAGCCTAAGCAAGGAGTAATAGTTGTTAGGGTTAGAGTAAGAAGAGGAGGTTTAAGAAAGCAGAGACCAAAGAACTCTAAGAAGCCAGCTACATTGGGAGTTAATAAGATAACAATGGGTAAGTCTATACAAAGAATTGCTGAGGAAAGAGCTGCAAGAAAGTATCCAAATATGGAAGTTTTAAACTCCTACTGGGTAGGAGAGGATGGAAAACATAAGTGGTATGAAGTTATTTTAGTTGATCCTGCAAGCCCAGCTGTACAGGCTGATCCTCAGTTAAACTGGCTCTGTACTGGAAAGCATAGAGGAAGAGCCTTTAGAGGGCTAACCTCAGCTGGTAAGAAGGGAAGAGGTTTAAGAAACAAGGGAATAGGGGCTGAGAAGGTTAGGCCAAGTATAAGGGCTCATGGTAGAAGAGGTAAGTAA